One segment of Methylocella silvestris BL2 DNA contains the following:
- a CDS encoding tetratricopeptide repeat protein, whose product MWRRCRISERFSARSAARDEAVAATRQAIAIRPDFAQAYSNLGNALEDQGLLTDALEAYARAVALNPGFVEAATNAANVMRRLGRPRDALAACEEIIAARPDAADPYFSLGNILRELHQPARAIEAFRRAVALRPQFAEVYLNLGNVLQGQGAFAEAVEAYCEAIAQRPTMAQAYANKGAALEQLGRLDEAIESYRRAVEIDPKLTAVRVWLHHKRRSICDWDGIEAEEAELLSLLDGRGGTPNPFAVLSMATTPLQQLTVARAAASELKPGPESFGPRPPSHPEGKLRIGYVSSDFCRHATALLVAQLFELHDRTRFEIIAYSHGPDDRSEIGARMRKAFDHFVDINALSDEEAARRIHADGVDILIDMKGFTSGARLGIAARRPAPVQASFLGFPGTTGADFIDYVIADPFVLPFGDEAFFSERIVHLPHCYQPNDASRRIADLTPTRAQCGLPEQGFVFCSFNNSYKLTPAFFDIWMRLLSAAPGSVLWLLEANDLVKDNLRSEAARRGVDPDRLVFAPKLPSPEHLARHRLADLFLDTLPYNAHTTASDALWAGLPVLTCVGATFAGRVAGSLLHAVGLPELVTISAAEYESAALKLACGDPAVLQDLRHRLLGGKLASPLFNTPRYARNFEAALTQMWRLHEAGERPRAFAVADAAGPAAEPATIERVPYMSCPLCGGHDIPLVLGADCTKHALYQKTLPPVINWRECGDCGHVFTEGWFDAAAAEVVFAKTHPNQTVGHDMERQRPVSARIVASVARRVSSGDWLDVGFGNGSLLFAAEEWGFRPVGLDLRRDNVAMLQSLGYEAHCLSIEALDHRQRYDVISMADVLEHLPFPREGLAAARALLRPGGALFLSMPNMDTMVWRLLHANKVNPYWAEIEHYHNFSRQRLYALLREHGFEPVEYGVSERYRACMEVIAIGV is encoded by the coding sequence ATGTGGAGGCGCTGTCGAATCTCGGAGCGATTTTCCGCGCGCTCGGCCGCGCGGGACGAGGCCGTCGCCGCCACGCGGCAGGCGATCGCGATCCGGCCCGATTTCGCGCAAGCCTATTCCAATCTCGGCAATGCGCTTGAAGATCAGGGTCTTCTGACCGACGCGCTCGAGGCCTATGCGCGCGCCGTCGCGCTCAACCCGGGCTTTGTCGAGGCCGCGACCAACGCCGCCAATGTGATGCGCAGGCTCGGCCGCCCGCGCGACGCGCTCGCCGCCTGCGAGGAGATCATCGCCGCGCGCCCCGATGCGGCCGATCCCTATTTCAGTCTCGGCAACATTTTGAGGGAATTGCATCAGCCGGCGCGGGCGATCGAGGCGTTCCGGCGCGCCGTCGCGCTGCGCCCGCAGTTCGCCGAGGTCTATCTTAATCTCGGCAACGTGCTGCAGGGTCAGGGCGCCTTTGCGGAGGCCGTCGAGGCCTATTGCGAAGCCATCGCCCAGCGTCCGACGATGGCGCAGGCCTATGCCAACAAGGGTGCGGCGCTGGAGCAGCTCGGCCGGCTCGACGAGGCGATCGAAAGCTATCGCCGCGCGGTCGAGATCGATCCGAAGCTGACCGCTGTCCGCGTCTGGCTGCATCACAAACGCCGCTCGATCTGCGACTGGGACGGGATCGAGGCCGAGGAGGCGGAGCTGTTGTCTCTGCTCGACGGGCGTGGCGGGACGCCCAATCCCTTTGCGGTCCTCAGCATGGCGACGACGCCTTTGCAGCAATTGACTGTCGCGCGCGCTGCTGCTTCCGAGCTCAAGCCCGGCCCTGAGTCGTTCGGGCCAAGACCGCCAAGCCATCCGGAAGGCAAGCTCCGCATCGGCTATGTTTCAAGCGATTTCTGCCGCCACGCGACCGCCCTTCTCGTCGCCCAATTGTTCGAGCTGCACGACAGGACGCGCTTCGAGATTATCGCCTATTCGCACGGTCCGGATGACCGCAGCGAGATCGGCGCGCGGATGCGCAAAGCGTTCGATCATTTCGTTGATATCAACGCCCTGAGCGATGAAGAGGCGGCGCGCCGCATTCACGCCGACGGCGTCGACATATTGATCGACATGAAGGGCTTTACCTCGGGCGCAAGGCTTGGGATCGCCGCGCGGCGGCCGGCGCCGGTGCAGGCGAGCTTTCTCGGTTTTCCCGGCACGACAGGCGCCGATTTCATCGATTATGTGATCGCCGATCCCTTTGTGCTGCCATTTGGCGACGAAGCTTTTTTCAGCGAGCGAATCGTTCATCTGCCGCATTGCTACCAGCCGAATGACGCCAGCCGGCGCATCGCCGATCTGACGCCTACGCGGGCGCAATGCGGCCTGCCCGAGCAGGGCTTCGTCTTTTGCTCCTTCAACAACAGCTACAAGCTGACGCCGGCCTTCTTCGACATCTGGATGCGGCTGTTGTCCGCCGCGCCCGGCAGCGTGCTGTGGCTGCTTGAGGCCAATGACCTCGTCAAGGACAATCTGCGCAGTGAGGCGGCGCGGCGCGGGGTCGATCCCGACCGGCTGGTGTTTGCGCCAAAACTGCCCTCGCCCGAACATCTCGCCCGGCACCGCCTCGCCGATCTCTTTCTCGACACGCTGCCCTATAATGCGCACACCACGGCGAGCGACGCTTTGTGGGCTGGGCTGCCTGTGCTGACCTGTGTCGGCGCGACGTTCGCTGGCCGCGTCGCCGGCAGTCTGCTGCACGCCGTCGGCCTGCCCGAACTCGTCACGATTTCGGCCGCGGAGTATGAGAGTGCGGCGCTCAAACTGGCCTGTGGCGATCCGGCTGTGCTGCAGGATCTTCGTCACAGGCTGCTTGGCGGCAAATTGGCCTCGCCGCTGTTCAACACGCCGCGCTATGCGCGCAATTTCGAGGCGGCTTTGACGCAGATGTGGCGCTTGCATGAGGCCGGCGAGCGGCCCCGCGCCTTCGCTGTCGCAGACGCGGCTGGGCCCGCAGCCGAACCCGCTACCATCGAGCGGGTCCCCTATATGTCGTGCCCCCTTTGCGGCGGCCACGATATCCCCCTGGTTCTAGGCGCCGACTGCACGAAACACGCGCTCTACCAGAAGACGCTGCCGCCGGTCATAAACTGGCGGGAATGCGGCGATTGCGGCCATGTCTTCACCGAGGGCTGGTTCGACGCCGCGGCGGCCGAAGTGGTGTTTGCGAAGACGCATCCGAACCAGACGGTCGGCCATGACATGGAGCGGCAGCGCCCTGTCTCCGCCCGCATCGTTGCGAGCGTCGCGCGCCGCGTCAGCAGCGGCGATTGGCTCGATGTCGGCTTTGGCAATGGCTCGCTGCTGTTCGCGGCGGAGGAATGGGGTTTTCGCCCGGTCGGCCTCGATTTGCGGCGGGATAATGTCGCTATGTTGCAGTCGCTTGGTTATGAGGCGCATTGCCTGTCGATCGAGGCGCTGGATCATCGGCAGCGCTACGACGTCATCAGCATGGCGGATGTGCTGGAGCATCTGCCGTTTCCGCGCGAGGGGCTTGCCGCCGCCCGCGCGCTGCTCCGGCCGGGCGGGGCGCTGTTTCTGTCGATGCCCAATATGGACACGATGGTCTGGCGCCTGCTGCACGCCAACAAGGTCAATCCCTATTGGGCCGAGATCGAGCACTACCATAATTTTTCGCGCCAGCGACTCTATGCGCTGCTGCGCGAGCATGGGTTCGAGCCGGTCGAATATGGCGTCAGCGAGCGTTATCGCGCCTGTATGGAAGTGATTGCGATAGGTGTGTAG
- the truB gene encoding tRNA pseudouridine(55) synthase TruB translates to MSAPRSTRQDVDGWVVLDKPVGMTSTHAVSRLKRIFNAKKAGHAGTLDPLASGILPIAFGEATKTVPFVQDGEKAYRFTVRFGAETDTDDSDGSIVAQSELRPAPADILALLPNFIGVIEQTPPSFSAIKINGERAYDLARDGETPQLAARPVTIHALDLISASPDEAVFEARCGKGTYVRAIARDLGRLLGCLGHVTTLRRTRVGPFLEADSIRMSDLEEGGSAPVMRRVEAGLGELHRVIVDRDAAARLRRGQSILLRGADAPMDGSAYAACGGVVIAVGAVEKGELVPGRVFNLPF, encoded by the coding sequence GTGAGCGCGCCGCGCTCGACGCGCCAAGACGTCGACGGCTGGGTGGTGCTTGACAAGCCTGTCGGCATGACCTCGACGCATGCCGTCTCGCGCCTGAAACGCATTTTCAACGCTAAGAAGGCGGGGCACGCGGGCACTCTCGATCCGCTCGCTTCCGGCATTCTGCCGATCGCCTTCGGCGAAGCGACCAAGACCGTCCCCTTCGTTCAAGACGGCGAGAAAGCCTATCGCTTTACCGTCCGCTTCGGCGCCGAAACCGACACCGATGATTCCGACGGCAGCATCGTCGCGCAATCGGAGCTGCGGCCTGCCCCGGCGGATATTCTCGCTTTGCTGCCGAATTTTATTGGCGTGATCGAGCAGACGCCGCCGTCCTTTTCGGCGATCAAGATCAATGGCGAGCGCGCCTATGATCTCGCCCGCGACGGCGAGACGCCGCAGCTCGCTGCCCGGCCCGTCACCATCCATGCGCTGGACCTTATCAGCGCCAGTCCGGATGAGGCCGTATTCGAGGCCCGCTGCGGCAAGGGCACTTATGTGCGCGCCATCGCCCGCGACCTTGGCCGCCTGCTCGGCTGCCTCGGCCATGTCACGACCTTGCGCCGCACCCGCGTCGGGCCTTTTCTCGAAGCGGATTCGATCAGGATGAGCGATCTCGAAGAGGGCGGGAGCGCTCCCGTGATGCGCCGCGTCGAGGCGGGGCTCGGCGAATTGCACCGGGTTATCGTCGATCGCGACGCTGCGGCAAGGCTGAGGCGCGGCCAATCCATCCTGCTGCGCGGCGCTGACGCGCCGATGGACGGCTCGGCCTATGCCGCCTGCGGCGGCGTCGTCATTGCCGTGGGGGCGGTCGAAAAGGGCGAACTCGTCCCCGGCCGCGTGTTCAACCTGCCGTTCTGA
- the rbfA gene encoding 30S ribosome-binding factor RbfA yields the protein MLRVAELVRHAMSELLTRSDINDPALEGKVITVPDVRMSPDLKLATVYVMPLGGENVTEVLAALDRHKKLLRGEIARRVSLRFAPDVRFKADPGFEYSGKIDALLSSPKVKQDLEVQDLELKDSGCAGAPAKTGPAGDGE from the coding sequence ATGCTGCGCGTCGCCGAGCTTGTGCGCCACGCCATGTCCGAGCTCTTGACGCGCTCGGACATCAACGATCCGGCGCTTGAGGGGAAGGTCATCACCGTTCCCGACGTGCGCATGAGCCCCGACCTGAAGCTCGCGACCGTCTATGTGATGCCGCTTGGGGGCGAAAACGTCACAGAAGTGCTGGCCGCGCTCGACCGGCATAAAAAACTGCTGCGCGGCGAGATCGCGCGCCGCGTCAGTCTGAGATTTGCGCCGGACGTGCGGTTCAAGGCCGATCCCGGCTTCGAATATAGCGGCAAGATCGACGCCTTATTGTCCTCGCCGAAGGTCAAGCAGGATCTTGAGGTCCAGGATCTTGAGCTGAAGGACTCCGGCTGCGCCGGAGCGCCGGCCAAGACCGGCCCCGCGGGCGACGGCGAGTGA
- the infB gene encoding translation initiation factor IF-2, with protein MSETKNPGDHTLSVSPTKTLSLKRPVEAGIVRQSFSHGRSKAVVVEKVKRRALGEPHVLRESAPALDVVAPAPQAAPPAPTQQPQPRVASRPQPQQRSSSGVILRSLTEEEREARSRALSGAHEREVEERKRAEIEAKARDEREAREREERAAAEARKREEETRRLQEAESKRRSESEAKRRLAGGEPAPAGANAAPRKAPALSAAPGSAAPSGQPGPAGAVGARPAEEEDAAKRIIRRPGMPTKVIVARPVKGAEQKSRGRLTVASATGDEEERTRSIAAFRRRTQRLKGHVSETKEKLSREVVLPETITIQELANRMSERAVDVIKLMMKQGQMAKITDVIDADTAQLIAEELGHTVKRVAESDVEEGLFDSPDVEEHLISRPPVVTIMGHVDHGKTSLLDALRHANVVSGEAGGITQHIGAYQIVASNGLPITFIDTPGHAAFTAMRARGAKVTDIVVLVVAADDGVMPQTAEAISHAKAAGVPIIVAINKIDKPDAKPERVRQELLQYEVQVESLGGDTLEVEVSATKKINLDKLADLIALQAELLDLKASPDRPAEGTVIEARLDKGRGPVATVLVQRGTLKVGDLIVGGSQWGKVRALIDDKGVNRQEAGPSMPVEVLGFSGSPEAGDRVGVVENEARAREIAAYRDRQKREQAAARGNLARGSLADMMSQLKTAARKEFPLVIKADVQGSLEAIVATLEKLNTDEVAARIIHAGVGGITESDVTLAEASGAVLIGFNVRAHKEGRQLAEQQGLEIRYYNIIYNLVDDVKAAMSGLLAPTLREDMLGNAEILEVFHISKVGKVAGCRVTDGRVERGANVRLIRDNVVVHEGKLSTLKRFKDEVKEVVAGQECGMAFEHYQDMRVGDVIECYRVEEIQRTL; from the coding sequence ATGAGTGAAACGAAGAACCCCGGTGATCATACGCTGAGCGTTTCTCCGACGAAGACGCTGTCGCTCAAGCGGCCGGTCGAGGCTGGCATCGTGCGCCAGAGCTTTTCGCATGGCCGCAGCAAGGCGGTGGTGGTCGAGAAGGTGAAGCGCCGCGCGCTGGGGGAGCCGCATGTGCTGCGCGAAAGCGCGCCCGCGCTGGACGTCGTCGCCCCGGCGCCGCAGGCGGCGCCTCCCGCGCCGACGCAGCAGCCGCAACCGCGCGTCGCCTCGCGCCCGCAGCCGCAGCAGCGCTCGTCGTCCGGCGTCATCCTGCGTTCTTTGACCGAGGAGGAGCGCGAGGCCCGTTCGCGCGCCCTTTCGGGAGCGCATGAGCGCGAAGTCGAAGAGCGCAAGCGCGCCGAGATCGAGGCCAAGGCCCGAGACGAGCGTGAAGCGCGCGAGCGTGAAGAGCGCGCCGCCGCCGAAGCGCGCAAGCGTGAGGAAGAGACCCGCCGGCTGCAGGAAGCGGAGTCAAAACGCCGCTCCGAGAGCGAAGCTAAGCGGCGTCTCGCCGGCGGCGAGCCTGCGCCCGCCGGCGCCAATGCCGCGCCGCGCAAGGCTCCGGCCCTATCGGCCGCGCCGGGCTCAGCCGCTCCTTCGGGCCAGCCGGGGCCGGCGGGCGCTGTCGGCGCTCGTCCCGCCGAGGAAGAAGACGCCGCCAAGCGCATTATTCGCCGTCCTGGCATGCCGACCAAGGTTATCGTCGCGCGTCCCGTCAAGGGCGCGGAGCAGAAGAGCCGCGGCCGCCTGACCGTCGCCAGTGCGACCGGCGACGAGGAAGAGCGCACCCGCTCCATCGCCGCCTTCCGCCGCCGCACCCAGCGCCTTAAGGGCCATGTCAGCGAGACCAAGGAAAAGCTGTCGCGCGAAGTCGTGCTGCCCGAGACGATCACGATCCAGGAGCTCGCCAACCGCATGTCGGAGCGCGCTGTCGACGTGATCAAGCTGATGATGAAGCAGGGGCAGATGGCCAAGATCACCGATGTGATCGACGCCGACACCGCCCAGCTGATCGCCGAGGAGCTCGGCCACACGGTCAAGCGCGTCGCCGAATCCGATGTCGAGGAAGGTCTGTTCGACAGCCCCGACGTCGAGGAGCATCTGATCTCGCGTCCGCCGGTCGTCACCATCATGGGCCATGTCGACCACGGCAAGACGTCGCTGCTTGACGCCCTGCGCCACGCCAATGTCGTGTCCGGCGAGGCCGGCGGCATCACGCAGCATATCGGCGCCTATCAGATCGTCGCCTCGAACGGCCTGCCGATCACCTTCATCGATACGCCCGGCCACGCCGCCTTCACGGCGATGCGCGCCCGCGGCGCCAAGGTGACCGATATCGTCGTGTTGGTGGTTGCCGCCGACGACGGGGTGATGCCGCAGACGGCCGAGGCGATCTCGCACGCCAAAGCCGCGGGCGTGCCGATCATCGTCGCCATCAACAAGATCGACAAGCCAGACGCCAAGCCCGAGCGCGTGCGACAGGAGTTGCTGCAATATGAAGTGCAGGTCGAATCGCTCGGCGGCGACACCCTCGAAGTCGAGGTGTCGGCCACGAAAAAGATCAACCTCGACAAGCTCGCCGATCTGATCGCGCTGCAGGCCGAACTCCTGGATCTCAAAGCGAGCCCGGACCGTCCGGCCGAAGGCACCGTGATCGAGGCGCGCCTCGACAAGGGCCGCGGCCCGGTCGCAACCGTGCTCGTCCAGCGCGGCACACTGAAGGTTGGCGATCTCATCGTCGGCGGCTCGCAATGGGGCAAGGTTCGCGCCCTCATCGACGACAAGGGGGTCAATCGGCAGGAGGCCGGCCCGTCGATGCCGGTCGAGGTTCTTGGCTTCTCAGGCTCTCCCGAGGCGGGCGACCGCGTCGGCGTCGTCGAGAACGAGGCGCGGGCGCGCGAGATCGCCGCCTATCGCGACCGCCAGAAGCGGGAGCAGGCGGCGGCGCGCGGCAATCTCGCCCGCGGCTCGCTCGCCGATATGATGAGCCAGCTGAAGACCGCGGCCCGCAAGGAGTTCCCGCTCGTCATCAAGGCCGACGTGCAGGGCTCGCTCGAGGCGATCGTCGCGACGCTCGAAAAGCTCAACACGGACGAAGTCGCGGCGCGCATCATTCACGCGGGCGTCGGCGGCATCACCGAATCGGACGTCACTCTGGCGGAAGCGTCGGGCGCCGTGCTGATCGGCTTCAACGTGCGCGCCCACAAGGAGGGACGCCAGCTCGCCGAGCAGCAAGGGCTGGAAATCCGCTACTACAATATCATCTATAATCTCGTCGACGACGTGAAGGCGGCGATGTCGGGCCTCTTGGCTCCGACCTTGCGCGAAGACATGCTCGGCAATGCCGAAATTCTCGAAGTCTTCCATATCTCGAAGGTCGGCAAGGTCGCCGGCTGCCGGGTCACGGACGGACGGGTGGAGCGCGGCGCCAATGTGCGGCTCATCCGCGACAATGTCGTGGTGCATGAGGGCAAGCTGTCGACGCTCAAGCGCTTCAAGGACGAAGTCAAGGAAGTCGTCGCCGGCCAGGAATGCGGCATGGCGTTCGAACACTACCAGGACATGCGCGTCGGCGACGTTATCGAGTGCTACCGGGTCGAGGAGATCCAGCGCACGCTGTAG
- a CDS encoding RNA-binding protein gives MEAVDLAAAEDPFDDAEKGPERTCVVTRRKAAPDEMIRFVVGPEGEVVPDVRQKLPGRGVWVTASAARVSEAVRKQAFARGFKKKVVVSPTLADEVEALLTRDCLQFLAIANKAGQVIAGFGKVEEAIAGGAIEGVIHACDGGGDGARKLAQCLRRRFGDENVRPLIELFRSDQLDLALGRSNVVHAALLTGSASVAALVRCRRLALYRAQSPDSRQTLGEERGQEGCDETEAD, from the coding sequence GTGGAAGCGGTCGATCTCGCCGCGGCGGAAGACCCCTTCGACGACGCCGAGAAGGGGCCGGAGCGGACCTGCGTCGTGACGCGCCGCAAGGCCGCGCCGGACGAGATGATCCGCTTCGTGGTCGGGCCTGAGGGCGAAGTCGTTCCCGACGTCAGGCAGAAATTGCCGGGGCGCGGCGTTTGGGTTACAGCGAGCGCTGCAAGAGTCTCGGAGGCCGTCAGGAAACAGGCCTTCGCGCGGGGATTTAAGAAGAAGGTCGTCGTTTCGCCAACGCTGGCGGACGAAGTCGAGGCCCTGCTGACGCGGGACTGCCTGCAATTCCTCGCCATCGCCAATAAGGCGGGACAGGTGATCGCCGGCTTTGGCAAGGTCGAGGAGGCGATCGCGGGCGGGGCGATCGAAGGCGTGATCCACGCCTGCGACGGCGGTGGGGACGGAGCGCGCAAGCTCGCGCAATGTTTGCGACGCCGTTTTGGAGACGAGAACGTAAGGCCGCTGATCGAACTGTTCCGGTCAGATCAATTGGATTTGGCGTTGGGGCGGTCTAATGTGGTACATGCGGCGTTGCTGACCGGATCGGCGAGCGTCGCGGCGCTCGTCCGCTGCCGCCGGCTGGCTTTATACCGGGCGCAATCGCCGGATTCGCGGCAGACGCTTGGCGAAGAGCGTGGCCAAGAGGGCTGCGACGAGACGGAAGCCGACTGA
- the nusA gene encoding transcription termination factor NusA: protein MAVSANRLELLQIADAVAREKSIDRQIVLSSMEDAIQKAARSRYGQETEVRAEINPKTGEIRFSRLLLVVDQIENDAIHITLEDARKKNPAAQVGDWIAETLPPFDFGRIAAQSAKQVIVQKVREAERDRQYQEYKDRIGDIVNGVVKRVEYGNVIIDLGRGEATIRRDEMIPREMFRPGDRARAYVYDVRREQRGPQIFLSRTHPQFMAKLFQQEVPEIYDNIIQVKAVARDPGSRAKIAVISRDASIDPVGACVGMRGSRVQAVVNELQGEKIDIIPWSPDAATFIVNALQPAEVVKVVLDEDSARIEVVVPDDQLSLAIGRRGQNVRLASQLTGWDIDILTEAEESERRQKEFVERTNAFMNALDVDEVVGQLLASEGFRSVEELAFVEPAELAAIEGFDEDTAVEIQARAQDYLARIEAEQDQRRIELGVADELREVAGVTTAMLVKFGENDVKTVEDLAGCATDDLIGWTERKEGESVKHAGYLDGFELTREEAETMIMTARVHAGWIDAIPQPAVEEPQLEGEVRD from the coding sequence ATGGCCGTCAGCGCCAACAGGCTCGAACTTTTGCAGATCGCCGACGCGGTGGCGCGGGAAAAATCGATCGACCGTCAAATCGTTCTCTCCTCGATGGAGGATGCGATCCAGAAGGCGGCGCGCTCGCGCTACGGTCAGGAGACCGAGGTTCGCGCCGAGATCAATCCGAAGACCGGCGAAATCCGCTTCTCGCGCCTGCTGCTGGTGGTCGATCAGATTGAAAATGACGCCATCCACATCACGCTTGAGGACGCCCGCAAGAAGAACCCGGCGGCGCAGGTCGGCGACTGGATCGCCGAGACCCTGCCGCCGTTTGACTTTGGCCGCATCGCCGCCCAGTCGGCGAAGCAGGTCATCGTGCAGAAGGTGCGCGAGGCCGAGCGCGACCGTCAGTATCAGGAATATAAGGATCGCATCGGCGACATCGTCAACGGCGTCGTCAAGCGCGTCGAATATGGCAATGTGATCATCGATCTCGGGCGCGGCGAGGCGACGATCCGCCGCGACGAAATGATCCCGCGCGAGATGTTCCGGCCGGGCGACCGCGCCAGGGCCTATGTCTATGACGTGCGCCGCGAACAGCGCGGGCCGCAGATTTTCCTCTCGCGCACGCATCCGCAGTTCATGGCCAAGCTGTTCCAGCAGGAAGTGCCGGAAATCTACGACAATATCATCCAGGTGAAGGCGGTCGCCCGCGACCCGGGCTCCCGCGCCAAAATCGCGGTGATTTCGCGCGACGCCTCGATCGATCCGGTCGGCGCCTGCGTCGGCATGCGCGGCTCGCGCGTGCAGGCCGTCGTGAATGAATTGCAGGGCGAGAAGATCGACATCATCCCCTGGTCGCCGGACGCCGCGACCTTCATCGTCAATGCGCTGCAGCCGGCCGAAGTGGTCAAGGTCGTGCTTGACGAAGACTCGGCGCGTATTGAAGTTGTGGTGCCAGATGACCAATTGTCATTGGCGATCGGACGCCGCGGCCAGAACGTCCGCCTCGCCTCGCAGCTGACCGGCTGGGACATCGACATCCTGACCGAGGCCGAGGAATCGGAGCGCCGGCAGAAGGAGTTCGTCGAGCGCACCAACGCCTTCATGAACGCGCTCGACGTCGATGAGGTGGTCGGCCAATTGCTCGCCTCGGAAGGTTTCCGGTCGGTGGAGGAGCTCGCTTTCGTCGAGCCGGCCGAGCTGGCCGCGATCGAAGGCTTTGACGAAGACACCGCCGTCGAGATCCAGGCGCGGGCGCAGGACTATCTGGCGCGCATCGAGGCCGAGCAGGACCAGCGCCGCATCGAACTTGGCGTCGCCGACGAGCTCCGGGAGGTCGCCGGCGTCACCACGGCGATGCTGGTCAAATTCGGCGAGAACGACGTCAAGACGGTCGAGGACCTCGCCGGCTGCGCGACCGACGATCTGATCGGCTGGACCGAGCGCAAGGAAGGCGAAAGCGTCAAGCACGCCGGCTATCTCGATGGCTTCGAGCTGACCCGCGAAGAGGCCGAGACGATGATCATGACCGCCCGCGTTCATGCCGGCTGGATTGACGCCATCCCGCAGCCCGCGGTTGAAGAGCCGCAGCTCGAGGGAGAGGTTCGGGACTGA
- the rimP gene encoding ribosome maturation factor RimP — protein sequence MAEPRLVAETGVAARIAHIATPVLADLGYRLVRVKLSAQDGMTVQIMAERPDGAMTVNDCEAVSAALSPALDVEDVVKQAYRLEISSPGIDRPLVRVSDFRRALDQEARIELRLGLDGRKRFRGLIKGVTGAGAAAVVTLERVDAKPGEAVEAVLPLDDLAEAKLVLTEELIRAALRAAKAALAEEGEPEEQEEGGGEAAPAGKAERGPGRFTPKPAKAKSAQGKPVKAKPVLPAGVKTQFKQLKSGRLQGLAREGAPALRPTPK from the coding sequence ATGGCCGAGCCGCGCCTTGTCGCCGAGACGGGCGTCGCTGCGCGCATCGCCCATATTGCAACGCCAGTCCTCGCCGATCTCGGCTACAGGCTGGTGCGGGTCAAGCTGTCCGCGCAGGACGGCATGACCGTGCAGATCATGGCCGAGCGTCCTGACGGCGCAATGACCGTCAATGACTGCGAAGCCGTGAGCGCCGCGCTGTCGCCGGCGCTCGACGTCGAGGACGTCGTCAAGCAGGCCTATCGTCTGGAAATTTCGTCGCCCGGCATCGACCGGCCGTTGGTCCGCGTTTCGGATTTTCGCCGCGCCCTCGATCAGGAGGCCCGCATCGAGCTGCGGCTTGGGCTTGATGGCCGCAAGCGCTTTCGCGGGCTCATCAAGGGCGTGACTGGAGCGGGCGCCGCCGCCGTCGTCACGCTTGAGCGGGTCGACGCCAAGCCGGGGGAGGCCGTCGAGGCCGTGCTGCCGCTTGACGACCTTGCGGAGGCGAAGCTCGTTCTCACCGAAGAGTTGATCCGCGCCGCGCTAAGGGCGGCCAAGGCGGCGCTCGCCGAGGAAGGCGAGCCCGAAGAGCAGGAAGAGGGCGGCGGCGAAGCAGCGCCCGCAGGCAAAGCCGAGCGCGGCCCGGGCCGTTTCACGCCAAAACCCGCCAAGGCAAAATCCGCCCAGGGAAAGCCGGTCAAAGCCAAGCCGGTGCTGCCCGCCGGGGTCAAGACGCAATTCAAACAGCTTAAATCAGGCCGGCTGCAGGGTTTGGCGCGCGAAGGCGCGCCGGCCTTGCGTCCGACGCCGAAATAA